The Streptomyces cynarae genome contains a region encoding:
- a CDS encoding MHYT domain-containing protein, translating to MGHLDHAAFGWLTPVLSYVMACIGAALGLRCTVRALGATGRSRRNWLVTAASAIGTGIWTMHFVAMLGFGVTGTEIRYDVPLTILSLLVAMIVVGVGVFAVGYGGGRPRALFLGGLTTGLGVASMHYLGMTALRLHGAVHYDPVLVALSVLIAVVAATAALWAGLNIKSPIAVTVASLVMGAAVSSMHYTGMFAVSVDVTPSGEVLPGATAMQFIFPLAVGLGSYLFLTSAFVALSPTAGEREASASAQRPLESAGR from the coding sequence ATGGGACACCTGGACCACGCCGCATTCGGCTGGCTGACCCCCGTGCTGTCGTACGTCATGGCGTGCATAGGCGCCGCCCTCGGGCTGCGCTGCACGGTCCGTGCGCTCGGCGCAACCGGCAGGTCGCGTCGCAACTGGCTCGTCACTGCGGCCTCGGCCATCGGCACCGGCATCTGGACCATGCACTTCGTGGCCATGCTCGGCTTCGGCGTCACCGGTACCGAGATCCGCTACGACGTGCCGCTGACCATCCTCAGCCTGCTCGTCGCCATGATCGTCGTGGGCGTCGGCGTGTTCGCCGTCGGCTACGGCGGTGGCCGCCCCCGGGCGCTCTTCCTCGGCGGGCTCACCACCGGTCTCGGGGTCGCGAGCATGCACTACCTCGGTATGACGGCGCTTCGGCTGCACGGGGCGGTGCACTACGACCCGGTGCTCGTCGCGCTCTCCGTGCTGATCGCCGTGGTCGCGGCGACGGCGGCCCTGTGGGCCGGCCTCAACATCAAGTCGCCCATCGCGGTCACCGTCGCCTCGCTCGTCATGGGCGCGGCGGTCAGCAGCATGCACTACACCGGGATGTTCGCGGTGAGCGTCGATGTGACGCCGTCCGGAGAGGTCCTGCCCGGGGCCACGGCGATGCAGTTCATCTTCCCCCTCGCCGTCGGTCTCGGGTCCTACCTCTTCCTGACCTCGGCGTTCGTCGCACTGTCGCCGACCGCCGGGGAGCGCGAGGCATCCGCGTCGGCCCAGCGGCCGCTCGAGAGCGCCGGCCGCTGA
- a CDS encoding tannase/feruloyl esterase family alpha/beta hydrolase, which produces MRLSRRVALCAAALLVSALPGRAAAGDGGHCKPQERIRVPGAAFQQSACLEDMTTAGLAGTPYTDMTDQAGLTAAATRNPSGVPGLQIDGYFPDDSHFNTTHGWRHDAQFVIRLPDRWNGGLVVTGAPGTRRQYATDTAISDRVLAQGYAYAATDKGNSGPDFYRDGTRPGDAVAEWNRRTTQLTLAARRVVAQRYGRAPRRTYMTGISNGGYLTRWQLEHHPELYDGGVDWEGALWTADGPNLMTSLPVAVARMLGSAGDEDLYAAGFARGSEFLWPYHEKAYWGITQKIYRAEFDPSYDPTCPGASAGSTAEQILAPCPSDAAYDYAARPSSVHRAVARVALTGHIGKPLITLHGDLDALLPESTDSDVYARMVREAGRGALHRFYTVAGGTHVDGLYDSYPDRLRPILPCYRAAFDTLTAWVERGERPPADRTVGRPAGGDVVNSCALTGPGAGR; this is translated from the coding sequence ATGCGCCTGTCCCGTCGCGTCGCGTTGTGCGCCGCCGCTCTGCTCGTCTCGGCCCTCCCCGGCCGCGCGGCGGCGGGCGACGGTGGCCATTGCAAACCCCAGGAGCGGATACGGGTACCCGGTGCGGCGTTCCAACAGAGCGCCTGTCTGGAGGACATGACGACGGCGGGGCTCGCGGGAACGCCGTACACGGACATGACCGACCAGGCGGGCCTGACCGCCGCGGCCACCCGCAATCCGTCCGGTGTGCCGGGGCTGCAGATCGACGGCTACTTCCCGGACGACTCGCACTTCAACACCACGCACGGCTGGCGGCACGACGCCCAGTTCGTGATCCGGCTCCCGGACCGGTGGAACGGCGGCCTCGTCGTCACGGGCGCCCCCGGTACGCGTCGGCAGTACGCGACCGACACGGCGATCTCCGACCGGGTGCTGGCGCAGGGCTACGCGTACGCGGCCACCGACAAGGGCAACAGCGGGCCGGACTTCTACCGTGACGGAACCCGCCCCGGTGACGCCGTCGCCGAGTGGAACCGGCGCACGACGCAGCTCACGCTGGCCGCCAGGCGGGTGGTGGCGCAACGCTACGGGAGGGCCCCTCGGCGCACGTACATGACCGGGATCTCCAACGGCGGCTACCTGACGCGCTGGCAGTTGGAGCACCACCCCGAGCTGTACGACGGCGGGGTGGACTGGGAGGGCGCCCTGTGGACGGCCGACGGCCCGAACCTGATGACGTCGCTGCCGGTGGCCGTGGCCCGCATGCTGGGGTCCGCCGGGGACGAGGATCTGTACGCGGCCGGGTTCGCCCGGGGATCCGAGTTCCTGTGGCCGTACCACGAGAAGGCTTACTGGGGCATCACGCAGAAGATCTACCGGGCCGAGTTCGACCCCTCGTACGACCCCACCTGCCCTGGTGCGTCCGCCGGGTCGACGGCGGAGCAGATCCTGGCACCCTGTCCTTCGGACGCGGCCTACGACTACGCGGCGCGACCCTCGTCCGTGCACCGAGCGGTCGCCCGGGTCGCCCTCACGGGACACATCGGCAAACCGCTGATCACGCTGCACGGCGACCTGGACGCCCTGCTGCCCGAGAGCACGGACTCCGACGTGTATGCGCGCATGGTGCGGGAGGCCGGCCGCGGAGCGCTGCACCGCTTCTACACCGTCGCGGGCGGTACGCACGTCGACGGCCTGTACGACTCCTATCCCGACCGGCTCAGGCCGATTCTGCCGTGCTACCGGGCGGCCTTCGACACGCTCACCGCATGGGTCGAGCGGGGCGAGCGGCCGCCCGCGGACCGTACCGTCGGCAGGCCCGCGGGCGGTGACGTGGTCAACTCCTGCGCACTGACGGGGCCCGGGGCCGGCCGCTGA
- a CDS encoding roadblock/LC7 domain-containing protein has translation MIQDPSMRAAQQSGELDWLLDDLVVRVNEVRHAVVLSNDGLAVGSSTGLSREDAEHLAAVASGFHSLAKGAGRHFGAGGVRQTMVEMDDGFLFVAAAGDGSCLAVLTAVTADIGLVAYEMARLVKRVGEHLYTAPRVGARPPAAG, from the coding sequence ATGATCCAGGACCCGAGCATGAGGGCCGCCCAGCAGTCGGGTGAACTCGACTGGCTGCTTGACGACCTGGTGGTACGCGTGAACGAGGTCCGGCACGCCGTGGTGCTGTCGAACGACGGCCTGGCGGTCGGTTCCTCCACCGGCCTCAGCCGGGAGGACGCGGAACACCTGGCGGCCGTCGCCTCCGGCTTCCACAGCCTCGCCAAGGGCGCGGGCCGCCACTTCGGCGCGGGCGGTGTACGGCAGACCATGGTGGAGATGGACGACGGCTTCCTCTTCGTGGCGGCCGCGGGCGACGGCTCCTGCCTCGCCGTCCTCACCGCCGTCACCGCCGACATCGGCCTGGTGGCGTACGAGATGGCACGACTGGTCAAGCGCGTCGGCGAACACCTCTACACCGCGCCCAGGGTGGGCGCGCGACCACCCGCCGCCGGATGA
- a CDS encoding GTP-binding protein has translation MVSEHSDATEDEMAALALKILVAGGFGVGKTTLVGAVSEIRPLRTEELLSEAGQSVDDTDGVDQKVTTTVAMDFGRITIRSGLSLYLFGTPGQDRFWFLWDELSQGALGAVVLADTRRLEDCFPAVDYFEHRRIPFVVAVNCFAGARAHAAQDVSRALDLDQGTPVVLCDARDRDSGKEVLIRLVEYAGRMHTARLLDSVG, from the coding sequence ATGGTCTCCGAGCACTCCGACGCCACCGAGGACGAGATGGCCGCCCTGGCGTTGAAGATACTGGTCGCCGGCGGATTCGGCGTCGGCAAGACCACCCTGGTTGGCGCGGTGAGCGAGATCAGGCCGCTGCGCACCGAGGAACTGCTGAGCGAGGCGGGCCAGTCCGTGGACGACACCGACGGTGTGGACCAGAAGGTCACGACGACCGTCGCCATGGACTTCGGGCGCATCACCATCCGCTCCGGGCTCTCGCTCTACCTCTTCGGTACACCGGGTCAGGACAGGTTCTGGTTCCTGTGGGACGAGCTCTCCCAGGGCGCCCTCGGTGCCGTGGTGCTCGCGGACACCCGACGACTCGAGGACTGCTTCCCGGCGGTGGACTACTTCGAGCACCGGCGCATCCCGTTCGTGGTCGCCGTCAACTGCTTCGCCGGAGCCCGCGCCCACGCGGCCCAGGACGTGTCGCGCGCCCTCGACCTCGACCAGGGCACGCCGGTGGTGCTGTGCGACGCACGGGACCGCGACTCGGGGAAGGAGGTGCTGATCCGCCTCGTCGAGTACGCCGGGCGGATGCACACCGCCCGGCTGCTGGACTCCGTGGGCTGA
- a CDS encoding ROK family transcriptional regulator has product MTAPLHEAHPSSPGRRLPDTQQGMRRRNLARVMHTVSAEGPLSRAAVASRIGLTRAAVSTLVDELIRSGLLEELGPERPGRVGRPGSALAVSGRGPAGIGAEIGVDHLAVCAVDLRGDVRARAVRHGTNRDRPPQPVLGELTALVRQVVAEARREGLWPAGLAVAVPGLVARDARTVVRAPNLDWHDVDLGPLLPDELPLTVDNEANFGSLAELWLGDDTPRDFLHVSAEIGIGGAVVVDGRLLRGTRGFAGELGHVPVRPEGPACACGGRGCLEQYAGEEAVLRAAGLTPGEDRVELLAERAAQDDREVLRALRGAGTALGIALTGAVNLLDPETVVLGGALAALAPWLLPSLERELARRTAGPACAVSVSRLGSEGPLLGAAHSVVRAVLDDPAAAAARM; this is encoded by the coding sequence ATGACCGCACCGCTGCACGAAGCCCATCCGTCCAGCCCCGGCCGACGGCTGCCGGACACCCAGCAGGGCATGCGCCGCCGGAACCTGGCGCGGGTCATGCACACCGTGAGCGCCGAGGGGCCGCTGTCGCGTGCCGCGGTCGCCTCACGGATCGGGCTGACCCGCGCGGCGGTCTCGACGCTGGTCGACGAGCTGATCCGGTCGGGACTGCTGGAGGAGCTGGGGCCCGAGCGGCCCGGCCGGGTCGGGCGCCCCGGTTCCGCTCTGGCCGTCAGCGGGCGCGGTCCCGCCGGGATCGGCGCCGAGATCGGTGTCGATCACCTGGCGGTGTGCGCGGTCGATCTGCGGGGCGACGTACGGGCTCGGGCGGTGCGGCACGGCACGAACCGCGACCGCCCGCCGCAGCCGGTGCTCGGCGAACTGACCGCACTGGTACGGCAGGTGGTGGCGGAGGCGCGGCGGGAAGGACTGTGGCCCGCGGGTCTCGCCGTCGCCGTGCCCGGCCTCGTCGCGCGCGACGCCCGGACCGTGGTGCGGGCCCCCAACCTCGACTGGCACGACGTCGACCTGGGGCCCCTCCTGCCGGACGAGCTGCCGCTGACGGTGGACAACGAGGCCAACTTCGGCTCGCTCGCGGAGCTGTGGCTCGGTGACGACACCCCCCGCGACTTCCTGCACGTCTCGGCGGAGATCGGCATCGGCGGCGCCGTGGTCGTGGACGGGCGGCTGCTGCGCGGGACGCGTGGATTCGCGGGCGAGCTGGGTCATGTGCCCGTGCGCCCGGAGGGTCCCGCGTGCGCCTGCGGCGGGCGTGGCTGCCTGGAGCAGTACGCCGGTGAGGAGGCCGTGCTGCGCGCGGCCGGGCTGACACCGGGCGAGGACCGCGTCGAACTCCTGGCCGAGCGTGCGGCACAGGACGACCGGGAAGTACTCCGAGCCCTGCGCGGCGCCGGAACCGCGCTCGGCATCGCGCTGACCGGGGCGGTCAACCTGCTCGACCCGGAGACGGTCGTGCTGGGCGGAGCCCTGGCCGCTCTGGCGCCCTGGCTCCTGCCGTCCCTGGAGCGGGAACTGGCCCGGCGAACGGCCGGCCCGGCCTGCGCCGTGAGCGTCTCACGGCTGGGGTCCGAGGGGCCGCTGCTAGGGGCCGCGCACTCGGTGGTGCGGGCGGTGCTGGACGATCCTGCGGCAGCGGCGGCGCGGATGTGA
- a CDS encoding class I SAM-dependent methyltransferase, with the protein MSDIHTHVQEFFTARAADWDARFPDDGPAYAAAVAALGLREGDRVLDAGCGTGRALTPLRAAVGPSGLVLGADLTPAMLQTAVRAGRDRDGLLLLADVAALPLRTESLDAVFAAGLIAHLPNPAENLCELARVVRPGGLLALFHPVGRAALAARQGRQITPGDLRAEPNLRPLLAGAGWRMTSYVDEDTRFLALAVRGG; encoded by the coding sequence ATGAGCGACATCCATACACATGTCCAGGAGTTCTTCACCGCGCGAGCGGCCGACTGGGACGCGAGGTTCCCCGACGACGGCCCGGCGTACGCCGCCGCGGTCGCCGCTCTCGGCCTTCGCGAGGGCGACCGGGTGCTCGACGCGGGCTGCGGTACGGGGCGGGCTCTGACGCCGCTGCGCGCGGCCGTCGGACCGTCGGGCCTGGTCCTGGGTGCCGATCTCACCCCGGCGATGCTTCAGACAGCGGTACGGGCCGGACGCGACCGCGACGGCCTGTTGCTGCTCGCCGACGTGGCCGCGCTTCCGCTGCGCACGGAGTCCCTGGACGCGGTCTTCGCGGCAGGGCTGATCGCGCACCTCCCTAACCCGGCCGAGAATCTGTGTGAGCTGGCGCGTGTGGTGCGGCCCGGCGGACTGCTCGCGCTCTTCCATCCGGTCGGGCGGGCGGCCCTCGCGGCCCGCCAGGGGCGGCAGATCACACCCGGCGATCTGCGCGCCGAGCCCAACCTCCGTCCGCTGCTGGCCGGTGCCGGCTGGCGCATGACGTCGTACGTCGACGAGGACACCCGCTTCCTCGCCCTGGCCGTCCGCGGGGGCTGA
- a CDS encoding DUF742 domain-containing protein codes for MTEDRTDVPYQPGSQWYDHEAGPLVRPYAMTGGRTKPGPTGVRFDLIALVSLDPGAPNLDDDAVLGPEHRALIDLCRIEMQSVAELAAGADLPVGVVRVLLGDLLELGCVTVSRPVPPAQLPDERILREVIAGLRAL; via the coding sequence ATGACCGAGGACAGGACAGACGTCCCGTACCAGCCGGGCAGCCAGTGGTACGACCATGAGGCGGGCCCCCTCGTGCGGCCCTACGCGATGACGGGCGGCCGTACCAAACCAGGCCCCACCGGGGTGCGCTTCGACCTCATCGCCCTCGTCTCGCTGGATCCCGGGGCACCGAACCTCGACGACGATGCCGTGCTGGGCCCGGAACACCGGGCCCTCATCGACCTCTGCCGCATCGAGATGCAGTCCGTCGCCGAACTCGCCGCCGGGGCCGACCTGCCCGTGGGTGTCGTCCGTGTGCTCCTGGGGGACCTCCTGGAGCTGGGGTGCGTGACGGTCAGCCGCCCCGTACCGCCGGCCCAACTTCCTGACGAACGCATTCTGCGCGAGGTCATCGCGGGACTGAGGGCGCTGTAG
- a CDS encoding APC family permease has product MAGDTAFGLRREAIGLREVLFQSITAMAPAAAVAASIPSGAAFAGGSLPLSVLVALVACLFTASCVAELARRLPAAGSVATYAAQGLHPAVGFLVGWGYVFVEALVPPLLLLQLGFTTAGTLHQEWSAYPDDLWWPWALAGALIIGVTGYLGVRASARFGTVLGVFEVLVFLVFAVWLIVRAGGHNTLSVFGTSHTAKGYEGVSGVFAGSVYTVLAFAGFEAAAPLAEETKDPRRTMHRAVLGAALAIGLFYVVTTYAMAVFVGPDRFAGFGASGAASWEGVARASFGLFWVLVFLAVVNSTVANANACANVSTRTAFALARIRVFPPLFARLHPRYHSPAAGVAVQSAVAVAVMLGLGLAYDPVTAFLLLATIIVTVVIGVYIVVNLACAGYFLRRERESFSPVRHLLFPLLGVAAFVPALLTAAGLPVFHFVSKLTAPVSYAGPVVGVWMAAGVVVLLVLLRRHPGRIAETARVHLDDSPTPDPLPNGAVQP; this is encoded by the coding sequence ATGGCGGGGGACACGGCTTTCGGCCTGAGGCGTGAGGCGATCGGCCTGCGCGAGGTCCTGTTCCAGAGCATCACGGCGATGGCGCCGGCGGCAGCGGTCGCGGCGTCCATTCCCTCCGGCGCGGCCTTCGCGGGCGGCAGCCTGCCGTTGTCGGTGCTCGTCGCCCTGGTGGCCTGCCTGTTCACCGCGTCGTGCGTGGCCGAGCTGGCGCGGCGGCTGCCTGCCGCCGGCTCAGTGGCGACCTATGCGGCGCAGGGGCTGCATCCGGCCGTCGGCTTCCTCGTCGGCTGGGGCTATGTGTTCGTGGAGGCGCTGGTGCCGCCGCTCCTGCTCCTGCAGCTCGGCTTCACGACGGCGGGCACGCTCCACCAGGAATGGTCCGCCTACCCGGACGATCTGTGGTGGCCGTGGGCACTCGCCGGTGCGCTGATCATCGGGGTGACGGGTTACCTCGGCGTGCGCGCATCGGCCCGGTTCGGCACCGTCCTCGGCGTCTTCGAAGTGCTGGTCTTCCTGGTCTTCGCCGTCTGGCTGATCGTCAGAGCGGGTGGGCACAACACGCTGTCGGTGTTCGGGACCTCCCACACGGCGAAGGGGTACGAGGGAGTGAGCGGCGTGTTCGCCGGATCGGTCTACACGGTGCTCGCCTTCGCCGGATTCGAGGCGGCTGCACCGCTGGCGGAGGAGACGAAGGATCCGCGACGGACGATGCACCGCGCCGTCCTCGGAGCGGCGCTCGCGATCGGACTCTTCTACGTGGTCACGACCTACGCGATGGCCGTGTTCGTCGGCCCCGACCGCTTCGCCGGCTTCGGCGCGTCGGGAGCGGCGTCCTGGGAAGGTGTGGCCCGGGCCTCCTTCGGGCTCTTCTGGGTGCTGGTGTTCCTGGCAGTCGTCAACTCGACGGTCGCCAACGCCAACGCGTGCGCCAACGTCTCGACGCGTACGGCTTTCGCGCTGGCGCGGATCAGGGTGTTCCCGCCGCTCTTCGCGCGCCTGCACCCCCGGTACCACTCTCCCGCCGCCGGTGTCGCCGTGCAGAGCGCGGTGGCCGTGGCGGTCATGCTGGGGCTCGGCCTCGCCTACGACCCGGTCACGGCGTTCCTTCTACTGGCCACCATCATCGTGACGGTCGTCATCGGTGTGTACATCGTGGTCAACCTGGCATGCGCGGGCTACTTCCTGCGCCGCGAGCGTGAGTCGTTCAGCCCGGTGCGGCACCTGCTGTTCCCGCTGCTTGGCGTCGCCGCCTTCGTACCCGCCCTGCTGACCGCGGCGGGCCTGCCGGTGTTCCACTTCGTGTCCAAGCTGACCGCTCCGGTGTCGTACGCCGGTCCCGTCGTCGGGGTCTGGATGGCCGCCGGGGTCGTGGTGCTGCTGGTCCTGCTGCGGCGCCACCCCGGACGGATAGCTGAGACCGCCCGCGTCCATCTGGACGACTCCCCCACACCCGACCCTCTGCCGAACGGAGCCGTACAGCCATGA
- the xylB gene encoding xylulokinase produces MSAAEGPLVVGVDSSTQSTKALVVDASTGRMVASGQAPHTVTSGAGRESDPRQWWEALCEALHQCGEAAHEAAAVSIGGQQHGLVTLDGRGEPVRPALLWNDVRSAPQARRLVEELGGPKVWAERTGSVPGPSFTVTKWAWLAENEPEAVRATKAVRLPHDYLTERLTGQGTTDRGDASGTGWWASATESYDEEILAHVGLDPALLPRVVRPGEVAGTVRDAHDLPFSKGTLVAPGTGDNAAAALGLGLRPGTPVLSLGTSGTVYAVSRRRPADPTGTVAGFADAHGDWLPLACTLNCTLAVDRIAALLGLDREAVEPGTGVTLLPYLDGERTPALPHASGLLHGLRHDTTAGQLLQAAYDGAVHSLLGALDLVLDADADRTAPLLLIGGGARGRAWQETVRRLSGRPVQVPEARELVALGAAAQAAGLLTGEDPAAVARRWDTARGPVLEAVERDEATLARITGVLSDAAPLLEREPDRR; encoded by the coding sequence ATGTCAGCAGCCGAGGGTCCGCTCGTCGTCGGAGTGGACTCGTCCACCCAGTCCACCAAGGCCCTGGTGGTCGACGCGTCGACCGGACGGATGGTGGCGAGCGGTCAGGCACCGCACACCGTCACGTCGGGCGCCGGTCGCGAGAGCGACCCGCGCCAGTGGTGGGAGGCACTGTGCGAGGCCCTGCACCAGTGCGGCGAGGCGGCCCACGAAGCCGCCGCCGTGTCGATCGGCGGCCAGCAGCACGGCCTGGTCACCCTGGACGGCCGGGGGGAGCCGGTCCGCCCGGCCCTGCTGTGGAACGACGTACGGTCGGCGCCGCAGGCCCGCCGCCTGGTGGAGGAGCTGGGCGGTCCCAAGGTCTGGGCAGAGCGCACGGGAAGCGTGCCCGGCCCGTCCTTCACGGTCACGAAGTGGGCCTGGCTGGCCGAGAACGAGCCGGAGGCCGTCCGCGCGACCAAGGCCGTGCGGCTGCCCCACGACTACCTGACCGAGCGTCTCACCGGGCAGGGCACGACCGACCGCGGCGATGCCTCGGGCACCGGCTGGTGGGCGTCGGCGACGGAGTCGTACGACGAGGAGATCCTCGCGCACGTGGGCCTCGACCCCGCCCTGCTGCCGCGCGTGGTCCGGCCCGGGGAGGTGGCCGGCACAGTGCGCGACGCCCACGACCTGCCGTTCTCCAAGGGCACCCTGGTCGCGCCGGGCACCGGCGACAACGCGGCCGCCGCGCTGGGCCTGGGGCTGCGACCCGGGACCCCGGTGCTGAGCCTCGGGACCTCCGGAACGGTGTACGCGGTCTCGAGACGGCGGCCCGCCGACCCGACCGGGACCGTGGCGGGCTTCGCGGACGCGCACGGCGACTGGCTGCCGCTGGCGTGCACGCTGAACTGCACGCTCGCTGTCGACCGGATCGCCGCCCTGCTCGGCCTGGACCGGGAGGCCGTCGAGCCCGGTACCGGTGTGACGCTGCTCCCCTACCTGGACGGCGAGCGCACCCCGGCCCTCCCGCACGCCTCGGGGCTGCTGCACGGCCTGCGGCACGACACGACGGCCGGACAGCTGCTGCAGGCGGCCTACGACGGCGCGGTGCACTCACTGCTCGGCGCCCTCGACCTGGTGCTCGACGCGGACGCGGACCGCACCGCCCCACTGCTGCTCATCGGGGGCGGCGCGCGGGGCCGGGCCTGGCAGGAGACCGTACGGCGGCTCTCGGGACGTCCGGTCCAGGTTCCGGAGGCCCGGGAACTGGTCGCGCTGGGCGCCGCCGCGCAGGCCGCCGGGTTGCTGACCGGTGAGGACCCGGCAGCCGTCGCCCGGCGCTGGGACACCGCGCGCGGGCCGGTCCTCGAGGCCGTGGAGCGGGACGAGGCGACGCTGGCCAGGATCACCGGGGTACTCTCCGACGCGGCGCCGCTGCTGGAGCGGGAGCCGGACCGGCGCTGA
- the xylA gene encoding xylose isomerase — protein MSYQPTPEDRFTFGLWTVGWQGRDPFGDATRRALDPVETVQRLAELGAYGVTFHDDDLIPFGSSDSEREAHIKRFRQALDTTGMTVPMATTNLFTHPVFKDGAFTANDRDVRRYALRKTIRNIDLAVELGAKTYVAWGGREGAESGAAKDVRVALDRMKEAFDLLGEYVTSQGYDLRFAIEPKPNEPRGDILLPTVGHALAFIERLERPELYGVNPEVGHEQMAGLNFPHGIAQALWAGKLFHIDLNGQSGIKYDQDLRFGAGDLRAAFWLVDLLESAGYSGPRHFDFKPPRTEDLDGVWASAAGCMRNYLILKERSAAFRADPEVQEALRASRLDQLAQPTAEDGLQALLADRSAFEEFDVEAAAARGMAFERLDQLAMDHLLGARG, from the coding sequence ATGAGCTACCAGCCCACCCCCGAGGACAGGTTCACCTTCGGCCTGTGGACCGTCGGCTGGCAGGGACGGGACCCGTTCGGCGACGCCACCCGGCGCGCCCTGGACCCGGTGGAGACGGTGCAGCGCCTCGCCGAGCTCGGGGCCTACGGCGTGACCTTCCACGACGACGACCTGATCCCCTTCGGGTCCTCGGACAGCGAGCGCGAGGCGCACATCAAGCGCTTCCGTCAGGCCCTCGACACGACCGGGATGACCGTGCCGATGGCCACCACCAACCTGTTCACGCACCCCGTCTTCAAGGACGGCGCCTTCACGGCGAACGACCGGGACGTCCGCCGCTACGCACTGCGCAAGACCATCCGCAACATCGACCTGGCGGTGGAGCTGGGCGCCAAGACGTACGTCGCCTGGGGCGGCCGGGAGGGTGCCGAGTCCGGCGCGGCCAAGGACGTGCGGGTCGCACTCGACCGCATGAAGGAGGCCTTCGACCTCCTGGGCGAGTACGTCACCTCACAGGGCTACGACCTGCGCTTCGCCATCGAGCCCAAGCCGAACGAGCCCCGCGGCGACATCCTGCTGCCCACCGTCGGCCACGCCCTGGCCTTCATCGAGCGCCTGGAACGTCCGGAGCTGTACGGCGTCAACCCCGAGGTGGGCCACGAGCAGATGGCAGGCCTCAACTTCCCGCACGGCATCGCCCAGGCCCTGTGGGCGGGCAAGCTCTTCCACATCGACCTCAACGGCCAGTCCGGCATCAAGTACGACCAGGACCTGCGCTTCGGCGCGGGCGACCTGCGGGCCGCGTTCTGGCTGGTCGACCTCCTGGAGAGCGCCGGTTACAGCGGCCCGCGCCACTTCGACTTCAAGCCGCCGCGGACCGAGGACCTCGACGGCGTGTGGGCGTCGGCGGCGGGCTGCATGCGCAACTACCTCATCCTGAAGGAGCGTTCGGCCGCCTTCCGGGCCGATCCGGAGGTCCAGGAGGCCCTGCGCGCCTCGCGTCTGGACCAGCTGGCGCAGCCGACCGCCGAGGACGGACTTCAGGCGCTGCTCGCCGACCGCAGCGCTTTCGAGGAGTTCGACGTGGAGGCGGCCGCCGCGCGCGGGATGGCCTTCGAGCGCCTGGACCAGCTGGCCATGGACCATCTCCTGGGCGCGCGCGGCTGA
- a CDS encoding oxygenase MpaB family protein yields MKRFDRLEQIRRLHPEKDALEIYRLSTAYEFPWDYTRALELALYRTYAVPGIGRLLAETRELTDRTQKRYDDTSLLLDTVVEHGFESDEGRTAIRRINQMHRSYDISNDDMRYVLCTFVVMPRRWIDAYGWRRLSRHETVASAVHYRTLGRHMGIKDIPGTHEEFEACLDAYEAAHFAWDPQARRVSDATLDLMASWYPSPLAPVLRRVTLSLLDDSLLRAFRYEPPSAATRAWVRRAVRARGRLVRLMPPRRTPHYARQNWEIKGYPNGYRIADLGTRPVPGVKGCPVRQAGASSTISSTE; encoded by the coding sequence GTGAAGCGGTTCGATCGGCTCGAACAGATCCGGCGTCTGCATCCCGAGAAGGACGCCCTGGAGATCTATCGGCTCAGTACCGCGTACGAGTTCCCCTGGGACTACACCCGCGCCCTGGAACTTGCGCTCTATCGTACGTACGCCGTCCCCGGCATCGGTCGGCTGCTCGCCGAGACCAGGGAGCTCACCGACCGCACACAGAAGCGGTACGACGACACCTCGCTGCTCCTCGACACCGTTGTCGAGCACGGCTTCGAAAGCGACGAGGGGCGCACCGCGATCCGCCGCATCAACCAGATGCACCGCAGCTACGACATCAGCAATGACGACATGAGGTACGTGCTGTGCACCTTCGTGGTGATGCCCAGGCGGTGGATCGACGCCTACGGATGGCGCCGGCTGTCCCGGCACGAGACCGTCGCCTCCGCCGTCCACTACCGCACTCTGGGGCGGCACATGGGCATCAAGGACATCCCCGGGACCCATGAGGAGTTCGAGGCCTGCCTCGACGCCTATGAGGCCGCCCACTTCGCCTGGGACCCGCAAGCCCGGCGCGTGTCCGACGCGACCCTGGACCTGATGGCCTCCTGGTATCCGAGCCCCCTCGCACCGGTCCTGCGCCGGGTGACTCTCTCCCTGCTCGACGACTCGCTCCTGCGGGCCTTCCGGTACGAGCCGCCGAGCGCCGCCACGCGCGCGTGGGTACGCCGTGCGGTCCGGGCCCGCGGCCGCCTAGTCCGCCTCATGCCCCCGCGCCGGACTCCCCACTACGCGCGGCAGAACTGGGAGATCAAGGGCTACCCGAACGGCTACCGCATCGCCGACCTGGGCACCCGTCCGGTCCCCGGGGTCAAGGGCTGCCCGGTCCGGCAGGCAGGGGCCTCCTCGACGATCTCCTCCACGGAGTGA